In the Ricinus communis isolate WT05 ecotype wild-type chromosome 3, ASM1957865v1, whole genome shotgun sequence genome, GTGGAACTTTTTGGACCCATCTTCCTAAGCTTGTTTCTCCTTCCCCAGTTGGCATTTTCCCTGTTAAAATCTCTAGCAAAATCACCCCAAAACTATATACATCACATCTCTGAGTAAATTTCCCATGGATGATGATATTGTTGTTGTTGGGCATTAGCTCAGGGGCTTTGTAGGCATCGTTTGAGAGAGGGGGTGAATGCAAGAGTTGGTGAATGCCAATGTCAGAAATGCATGCATTGCCCCAACTATCAACCAAAATATTTGAAGATGTTAGATTCCCATGAAAAAGCTTAGCTTTATGGTACCCATGGAAGAATGCAAGTCCTTTTGCAGAACCTGAAGCTAGTTGTAGCCTTGTGCTCCACTCTAATGGCGTCCTCCCTGGTCCTCTATTCCCTAAAACAAGAACCAGATATAGAGTTTGATAGTAAAATGTCAAAAACATTAGCATTGATTAATGTTTTACTAAACtacaaattaaacaaatattgaGGTGGGAGGGAATGAGATACAAACCATGTAAGAGAGAATGTAAGCTTCCATTTGGTAGAAAATCATGGACCAAAAGCAACTCATCCTTAGAATTATAGTAAGCTCTAAGGCTCACAATATTAGTATGCCTCAACCCACCTATCATCCTCAGCCACCCACCAACCTCCGACCTCCTCCGTCTCCTCTCTCTAACCCTCTTCACCACCACAGTGTCGCCGCTGTCCATCTCCACCTTGTAAGTGGTCCCCACAGAACCTTTCCCCAGCAACTCTGCTGATGATTTTAACAAGTCATCCACGTCAGTAAATCCCTTACACCCTTCAAAAACCACCATCTCCTCACCATCTCTGACTCCACCACCACCGTAGTAATATGCTCCAATTTCGGGATGATGGGACCCACCTTTTCTCTTTATAACTTCTCCATATGTCCTATTATTTCGTCTTCTCCTCCGCCTATAATAACAACAGCACGCGATGGTCACAATCGCCACCACAATCGCCGCCGTGTCTACACCAACGATCATCACCACCACCCAGTTATTCACTTTCTTCACCGTCGTCAACCCATCTTTTCCCGATTGCACCGGCTGACTGTGCACACTCTGATTCCAACATTCCCGAGGCAACGGCTCGCCGCAAAGCTCACCATTTCCGGCGAACGAACTCGCCGGAAAACGAGACGACCAAGCTGGAATCTTTCCGCTAAGGCGATTATTCGACACATTGAATTCCAAAACGGACAATGATAACATGTGAACAGAGTCAATACTCCCATCAAAAGAATTATCCTCTAGTCTTAGTGTCAACAGTAGCGGCAAAGAAGAAATCTCACTGATCGGGATATGACCGGAGAGGTGATTGTAAGAGAGGTCCAGGCGGTGCAGACGCTTGAGAGATGATATAGCTGAAGGGAATGGACCGGAGAGGCGGTTATAAGAAAGGTAAAGATGCTTCATGCTTGGCC is a window encoding:
- the LOC8259576 gene encoding probable leucine-rich repeat receptor-like protein kinase At1g68400, with translation MLPIKQNLSFFFYFIVFLLFISGSSSSSNCDLAALLSFKKSLSEPSITLSSWINTSNPCLDSWYGVTCNPTTHRVTRLVLENLNLTGSITPLTKLTQLRLLSLKHNNLSSFSSLNLAAWPSMKHLYLSYNRLSGPFPSAISSLKRLHRLDLSYNHLSGHIPISEISSLPLLLTLRLEDNSFDGSIDSVHMLSLSVLEFNVSNNRLSGKIPAWSSRFPASSFAGNGELCGEPLPRECWNQSVHSQPVQSGKDGLTTVKKVNNWVVVMIVGVDTAAIVVAIVTIACCCYYRRRRRRNNRTYGEVIKRKGGSHHPEIGAYYYGGGGVRDGEEMVVFEGCKGFTDVDDLLKSSAELLGKGSVGTTYKVEMDSGDTVVVKRVRERRRRRSEVGGWLRMIGGLRHTNIVSLRAYYNSKDELLLVHDFLPNGSLHSLLHGNRGPGRTPLEWSTRLQLASGSAKGLAFFHGYHKAKLFHGNLTSSNILVDSWGNACISDIGIHQLLHSPPLSNDAYKAPELMPNNNNIIIHGKFTQRCDVYSFGVILLEILTGKMPTGEGETSLGRWVQKVPREEWTWEVFDFELLRSKEMEEEMVALMQVALLCLATLPRDRPKMSMVHRMIEDIRTKGSARGSASSSILNDISSDSSPSLSENTINFTSSS